A DNA window from Maribellus comscasis contains the following coding sequences:
- a CDS encoding tetratricopeptide repeat protein, which translates to MKRILAILFLGLLIAQSQAQVNLNHYMTVGQTRIQIGNYTGAIEYFNIVIKFKPYLPEAYFYRGVAKHQLEDYRGAIQDYNKALEIKPFYPRAYTNRGMAYHNLKEYDEAISDYNKALEFDPDNESIYNNRGIAKLAQKNMEGAIEDYNKALEINPKSTYALMNRSNAKIVQSDINGAIRDLNQVIIIRPHYAAAYLNRGLARFEQDDFASALRDYDQSIRLDPKNALAFNNRGIVKHKLEDYVGAIMDYDMAIQLNPEMASAYFNRAMAREILGRPGYTSDYKIASQLDPKFDLESRRLDAEQLAQNQQNQQNQNQGQNSPNAQSQQSGNSQNNSSATSAKNNTTQQNNSSGAPPANNNPQKNNASSNANTQNKQEDEKENNERNRRRRMNLIIEDSRNLPDDEEEEVDDGRIQNKNIVIDLQPIFIISAFDKNDVDYDRFQYYNMAIEDLNEKNNYNPLLTISNKPVAEYMDVFENFILYFNARLEIQKNAHNYLNRGIFNSLTGNYNDALADIDQSIKMDDKNGVAYFTQANCRFKMLQEIEMNSGSESEFSIPITQRFSTDDGQQSHANIDYKEIMDDYEVTLFLNPKFFFGYYNRAYIKLRLKEYKSAIEDLNRAIELEPEFAEAYFNRGLTKIYLDDVEGGALDLSRAGELGLIGAYNIIKRYCN; encoded by the coding sequence ATGAAACGAATATTAGCTATACTTTTTCTCGGACTCCTGATAGCCCAATCGCAGGCACAGGTTAATCTGAACCATTATATGACTGTTGGACAAACCCGTATTCAGATTGGAAATTATACTGGAGCCATCGAATATTTCAACATTGTAATAAAATTCAAACCTTATCTTCCCGAGGCCTATTTTTACAGGGGGGTGGCAAAACATCAGCTTGAAGACTATCGCGGGGCGATACAAGATTATAATAAAGCGCTGGAAATAAAACCTTTTTACCCTCGGGCCTATACCAACCGTGGCATGGCCTACCACAACCTGAAGGAATACGACGAAGCCATTAGTGATTATAATAAAGCACTGGAGTTTGACCCTGACAATGAATCAATATACAATAACCGGGGAATTGCAAAACTGGCTCAGAAAAATATGGAAGGAGCCATTGAGGACTATAACAAGGCGCTTGAAATCAATCCAAAATCGACATATGCCTTGATGAACCGAAGTAATGCAAAAATTGTGCAGAGTGACATTAACGGAGCTATTCGTGATTTGAACCAGGTTATTATTATTCGCCCGCATTACGCGGCAGCTTATTTAAACCGCGGCCTGGCCCGTTTTGAACAGGATGATTTTGCTTCGGCTTTGCGCGACTATGACCAGAGCATCAGGCTGGATCCTAAAAATGCGCTGGCTTTTAACAATCGGGGAATTGTTAAACACAAACTGGAGGATTACGTTGGTGCGATTATGGATTATGACATGGCTATCCAGCTTAACCCGGAAATGGCAAGTGCTTATTTTAACCGCGCAATGGCTCGGGAGATCCTTGGCCGTCCGGGGTATACCAGCGACTACAAAATTGCCTCCCAGCTTGATCCTAAATTTGATTTGGAAAGCAGGCGTCTGGATGCTGAACAATTGGCGCAAAATCAACAAAACCAGCAGAATCAAAATCAGGGACAAAATTCACCCAATGCACAATCACAACAGTCCGGAAATTCACAAAATAATTCCTCTGCTACTTCAGCAAAAAATAATACCACACAGCAAAACAATTCCTCTGGCGCTCCTCCTGCGAACAATAACCCGCAGAAAAACAATGCTTCGTCTAACGCAAATACTCAAAACAAACAGGAAGACGAAAAGGAAAACAACGAGAGAAATAGAAGGAGAAGAATGAATTTGATTATTGAGGACTCTCGAAATTTACCTGATGATGAAGAAGAGGAAGTTGACGATGGCAGAATTCAAAACAAAAACATAGTAATTGATTTGCAGCCGATTTTTATCATTTCAGCTTTTGACAAAAACGATGTTGATTACGACCGTTTCCAGTATTACAACATGGCTATTGAAGATTTAAACGAAAAAAATAATTATAATCCTTTGTTGACAATCTCAAACAAACCGGTGGCTGAATACATGGACGTATTTGAAAATTTTATTTTGTATTTTAACGCACGCCTGGAAATTCAGAAAAACGCCCACAATTACTTAAACCGTGGAATTTTCAATAGTCTGACCGGAAATTACAACGATGCATTAGCTGATATAGATCAATCAATCAAAATGGATGATAAAAACGGAGTTGCCTACTTTACACAGGCAAATTGTCGTTTTAAGATGTTGCAGGAAATTGAAATGAATTCAGGTTCGGAAAGTGAATTCAGCATCCCGATTACACAGCGTTTTTCAACAGACGATGGTCAACAATCTCATGCAAATATCGATTATAAAGAAATAATGGATGATTACGAAGTAACACTGTTTCTTAATCCTAAATTCTTTTTTGGGTACTACAATCGAGCTTATATAAAACTGAGGCTGAAAGAATACAAAAGTGCGATTGAAGATTTAAACCGTGCGATAGAATTAGAACCTGAATTTGCAGAAGCTTACTTTAATCGTGGTTTGACAAAAATTTACCTTGATGATGTGGAAGGCGGCGCACTCGATTTAAGTAGGGCGGGAGAATTAGGGCTGATTGGTGCATACAACATTATAAAAAGATATTGTAATTAG
- a CDS encoding AraC family transcriptional regulator, whose product MTLFTTALKDGISLMVSGQMEESIKTYKDVNRDNGLNFRIQRMEDIYAERNGQVDKPHRHDYYTVLVVKKATGKHIIDFNEYSFSTNQVFFVSPGQIHQVIEEQQSSGYVILFSTQFLIENNIPFHFIDDLNLFNDHGHSPPLPINEAELVLLSGFCEEMIKIQASDLKYKEQAISSYIKLLLIHGNNVCTLKSKDPQNQEAVNSILKNFKNLVDKKYSEWHQTSDYAAELSVTPDYLNRVVKSLTGKTAKEFIQSRIIIEAKRLIAFSGLTSKEIGYELGFSEPANFSAFFKKETGIPPSQFNKIP is encoded by the coding sequence TTGACTTTGTTTACCACCGCCCTAAAGGACGGAATTAGTTTGATGGTTTCAGGGCAAATGGAAGAAAGCATTAAAACATATAAAGATGTAAACCGCGACAATGGTTTAAATTTTAGAATTCAGCGGATGGAAGACATTTATGCTGAACGAAACGGACAAGTTGACAAACCGCATCGGCACGATTATTACACCGTTTTAGTGGTAAAAAAAGCTACCGGAAAACACATCATCGATTTTAACGAATACTCTTTTTCAACCAACCAGGTCTTTTTTGTAAGCCCGGGACAAATTCATCAGGTAATTGAAGAGCAACAATCTTCGGGTTACGTAATTCTTTTTTCAACTCAGTTTTTAATTGAAAACAACATTCCCTTTCATTTTATTGATGACTTAAATTTATTTAACGACCACGGACACTCGCCGCCCTTGCCGATTAACGAGGCAGAATTGGTTCTTCTTTCAGGTTTCTGCGAGGAAATGATAAAAATACAGGCCTCTGATTTAAAATATAAAGAACAGGCGATTAGTTCGTATATAAAATTGCTGTTGATTCACGGAAACAACGTTTGTACATTAAAAAGCAAAGATCCGCAAAACCAGGAAGCTGTAAATTCAATTCTGAAAAATTTTAAAAATCTGGTTGATAAGAAATATTCAGAATGGCACCAAACCAGCGATTATGCAGCCGAACTTAGCGTTACACCCGATTATTTAAATCGTGTTGTAAAATCGCTGACGGGAAAAACAGCAAAAGAATTTATTCAGTCCAGAATAATTATCGAGGCCAAACGATTAATTGCATTTTCCGGGTTAACCAGTAAAGAAATTGGCTACGAATTAGGATTTTCGGAACCGGCTAATTTTAGTGCTTTTTTCAAAAAAGAAACCGGAATTCCGCCCTCTCAATTCAATAAAATACCTTAA
- a CDS encoding pirin family protein, which produces MKTILHQSETRGHANHGWLDSHHTFSFANYYNPERMHFGVLRVLNDDRVAPGRGFGTHPHDNMEIISIPLEGDLEHKDSMGNKAVIKEGDVQVMSAGTGVFHSEYNKNTDKEVKFLQIWVFPNAKNLTPRYDQISIRDVKKENAFYQVLSPNKEDQGVWIHQNAWFHLGKFEAGKSETYQLKDANNGVYAFVLDGEVEIAGQKLNKRDGFGIWDTTNFQFKSIENSRVLLMEIPMN; this is translated from the coding sequence ATGAAAACAATTTTGCATCAATCAGAAACAAGGGGACACGCCAACCACGGCTGGCTCGATTCGCATCACACCTTTAGTTTTGCGAATTATTACAACCCGGAAAGAATGCATTTTGGCGTTCTTCGGGTTTTAAACGACGACCGTGTCGCTCCCGGCAGAGGATTTGGAACGCACCCACATGATAACATGGAGATTATTTCTATTCCACTGGAAGGAGATTTAGAACACAAAGACAGCATGGGAAACAAAGCTGTAATTAAAGAAGGCGATGTTCAGGTAATGAGCGCAGGAACCGGAGTATTCCACAGCGAGTACAATAAAAATACCGACAAAGAAGTGAAGTTCCTGCAAATTTGGGTTTTCCCAAACGCAAAAAATCTCACACCGCGTTACGACCAGATTTCAATTCGCGATGTAAAAAAAGAAAATGCATTTTACCAGGTTCTTTCTCCCAACAAAGAAGACCAGGGAGTTTGGATTCACCAAAATGCATGGTTTCATTTGGGCAAATTTGAAGCCGGAAAATCAGAAACGTACCAGTTGAAAGATGCAAATAACGGAGTTTATGCTTTTGTTCTCGACGGAGAAGTTGAAATTGCAGGACAAAAATTAAACAAACGCGACGGCTTTGGAATTTGGGATACAACAAATTTTCAGTTCAAATCAATTGAAAACAGCCGGGTTTTATTAATGGAAATACCGATGAATTAA
- a CDS encoding YceI family protein, protein MESKKTIWKVDAAHSEFTFKVKHMMISTMGGEFEKFDVTAETEGDDFKNADIQVEVEVDSIVTKNGDRDAHLKSDDFFNAEKHPLITFKSKSFDGETLVGDLTIRDVTQEVFLDVEFNGIAVDPYGQTKAGFELTGAINRKEYGLKWNAVTEAGSVVVSDKVKLEVNVQLVKQA, encoded by the coding sequence ATGGAAAGCAAAAAAACGATTTGGAAAGTAGATGCAGCACACTCAGAGTTCACATTCAAAGTAAAACACATGATGATTTCGACCATGGGTGGCGAATTTGAAAAATTTGATGTTACTGCAGAAACAGAAGGTGACGATTTCAAAAATGCAGATATCCAGGTAGAAGTAGAAGTAGATTCGATTGTTACAAAAAACGGCGATCGTGATGCCCACTTGAAATCAGACGATTTCTTCAACGCAGAAAAACATCCGCTGATTACATTCAAATCAAAATCATTTGACGGAGAAACTCTGGTTGGTGACCTTACCATTAGAGACGTAACCCAGGAAGTTTTTTTAGACGTTGAATTTAACGGAATTGCAGTTGATCCTTACGGACAAACAAAAGCAGGTTTTGAACTTACCGGTGCAATTAACCGTAAAGAATATGGTTTGAAATGGAATGCTGTAACTGAAGCTGGAAGCGTAGTTGTTTCTGACAAAGTAAAACTGGAAGTGAATGTGCAGTTGGTAAAACAAGCATAA
- a CDS encoding lipocalin family protein, with amino-acid sequence MQKFRHLISVLVVLLFISSCQSQNSGTMDYSTVKELDIERYLGTWYEIARYDHRFERDLVGVTATYSKRDDGKIKVVNRGYKNSLDGELDEAVGKAKLTDEPGKLKVSFFWIFYADYYVLELDKNYQWALIGSSNDKYLWILSRTPQLDEQVLINILKKAEQRGYSASELIWVKQKEQ; translated from the coding sequence ATGCAAAAGTTCAGGCATTTGATTTCAGTTTTGGTTGTCTTGTTGTTTATCAGTAGCTGTCAGTCTCAAAATTCAGGAACGATGGATTATTCAACTGTAAAAGAGCTTGATATTGAACGCTACCTTGGAACCTGGTATGAAATTGCGCGTTACGACCACCGTTTCGAACGCGACTTGGTTGGCGTAACCGCAACTTATTCTAAACGCGACGATGGAAAAATAAAAGTTGTAAATCGGGGTTATAAAAATTCTTTGGATGGAGAATTGGATGAGGCGGTTGGAAAAGCAAAACTAACTGACGAGCCGGGCAAATTAAAAGTGTCTTTTTTCTGGATTTTTTATGCCGATTATTATGTGCTGGAATTGGATAAAAATTACCAGTGGGCGCTGATTGGAAGTTCAAACGACAAATATTTGTGGATTCTGAGTCGCACTCCTCAATTGGACGAACAAGTTTTGATTAACATCCTTAAAAAGGCGGAGCAACGTGGCTACAGCGCTTCAGAATTAATTTGGGTGAAACAAAAAGAGCAATAA